The Corvus hawaiiensis isolate bCorHaw1 chromosome 2, bCorHaw1.pri.cur, whole genome shotgun sequence genome includes a window with the following:
- the RCSD1 gene encoding capZ-interacting protein isoform X1 — MEPSAPAFSWRRSGETEIFIGKRKKGCSKPLMCSHSAQNRPAETNSEVDKSASPSVAQLAGKFKEQAANIPGKEVPPHKPTRRKPPCSLPLYSHKTETSDNDEQKRSPNACPIPKVKVKSSPMIEKLQANLAFAPAALLPGVSPKSPGLKVLVSPFSTPPSTPTSPGTQSQPSETPVSFDQPPEGTQLQFYNKVRTRGSIKRRPPSRRFRRSLSEYGDGEDLVVNLSSPENGAREDEVFGPNGKTEEAETGSKDQKKQAGSDEKPASRRGSSRSEDEEKGSKEQKNQAESDEKPPSRRGSSRSEDGEKREKQAEEITPCKNNTGNTEKEEVCHDAPGEESSPQPPSGNSELCEGSQGEEQQSTACEQGKGDKEKEEAEGETKESSESTDTQRTSDTEETALAPEPLQDAVGLETASEPSVSATQDQGTA; from the exons AACAGGCCAGCAGAGACCAACTCAGAGGTGGACAAGTCGGCATCACCCTCAGTGGCTCAGCTAGCAGGGAAGTTCAAAGAGCAAGCAGCCAATATCCCTGGAAAAGAG gTGCCACCACACAAGCCAACTCGGAGGAAACcaccctgctcccttcccttgTATTCCCACAAAACTGAGACAAGTGACAATGATGAGCAA AAGCGGTCGCCAAATGCTTGCCCCATTCCCAAGGTCAAGGTGAAAAGCTCACCCATGATTGAAAAGCTGCAG GCCAATCTGGCTTTTGCTCCGGCTGCTCTGCTGCCGGGAGTGTCTCCCAAAAGCCCTGGGTTGAAAGTCCTGGTTTCTCCGTTCAGCACGCCTCCCTCAACGCCCACCAGCCCAGGGACTCAGTCCCAGCCCAGTGAGACGCCAGTCAGCTTTGATCAGCCCCCAGAAGGCACTCAGCTGCAGTTCTACAACAAG GTGCGGACACGAGGATCGATAAAGCGCAGGCCTCCCTCCCGGAGGTTCCGAAGATCTCTGTCCGAGTACGGGGACGGGGAAGATTTAGTGGTCAACTTGTCTTCTCCTGAAAATGGTGCCAGGGAAGATGAGGTCTTTGGGCCCAATGGCAAGACAGAGGAGGCGGAAACAGGGAGCAAAGACCAGAAGAAACAGGCAGGGTCTGATGAGAAGCCAGCATCAAGGAGAGGATCCAGCAGATCAGAGGATGAAGAAAAAGGGAGCAAAGAGCAGAAGAATCAGGCAGAGTCTGATGAGAAGCCCCCATCAAGGAGAGGATCCAGTAGATcagaagatggggaaaaaagggaaaagcaggcaGAGGAAATTACTCCTTGCAAGAATAACACAGGGAatacagagaaggaagaagtgtGTCATGATGCCCCAGGAGAGGAGAGCTCTCCTCAGCCTCCCTCTGGAAACAGTGAGTTGTGTGAGGGTtcccagggagaagagcagcaaagcactGCCTGTGAACAAGGAAAGGGGgacaaggagaaggaggaagctGAAGGTGAAACAAAGGAGAGCAGTGagagcacagacacacagagaacaTCAGACACTGAAGAAACAGCACTGGCACCCGAACCGCTGCAGGACGCAGTGGGGTTAGAGACTGCCAGTGAGCCTTCAGTGTCAGCCACGCAGGACCAGGGCACAGCGTAG
- the RCSD1 gene encoding capZ-interacting protein isoform X2 → MRGLRRCMGMYLTALLHLLTARNRPAETNSEVDKSASPSVAQLAGKFKEQAANIPGKEVPPHKPTRRKPPCSLPLYSHKTETSDNDEQKRSPNACPIPKVKVKSSPMIEKLQANLAFAPAALLPGVSPKSPGLKVLVSPFSTPPSTPTSPGTQSQPSETPVSFDQPPEGTQLQFYNKVRTRGSIKRRPPSRRFRRSLSEYGDGEDLVVNLSSPENGAREDEVFGPNGKTEEAETGSKDQKKQAGSDEKPASRRGSSRSEDEEKGSKEQKNQAESDEKPPSRRGSSRSEDGEKREKQAEEITPCKNNTGNTEKEEVCHDAPGEESSPQPPSGNSELCEGSQGEEQQSTACEQGKGDKEKEEAEGETKESSESTDTQRTSDTEETALAPEPLQDAVGLETASEPSVSATQDQGTA, encoded by the exons ATGAGAGGGCTGAGGAGGTGTATGGGAATGTACCTTACTGCCCTGCTCCATCTGCTCACTGCAAGG AACAGGCCAGCAGAGACCAACTCAGAGGTGGACAAGTCGGCATCACCCTCAGTGGCTCAGCTAGCAGGGAAGTTCAAAGAGCAAGCAGCCAATATCCCTGGAAAAGAG gTGCCACCACACAAGCCAACTCGGAGGAAACcaccctgctcccttcccttgTATTCCCACAAAACTGAGACAAGTGACAATGATGAGCAA AAGCGGTCGCCAAATGCTTGCCCCATTCCCAAGGTCAAGGTGAAAAGCTCACCCATGATTGAAAAGCTGCAG GCCAATCTGGCTTTTGCTCCGGCTGCTCTGCTGCCGGGAGTGTCTCCCAAAAGCCCTGGGTTGAAAGTCCTGGTTTCTCCGTTCAGCACGCCTCCCTCAACGCCCACCAGCCCAGGGACTCAGTCCCAGCCCAGTGAGACGCCAGTCAGCTTTGATCAGCCCCCAGAAGGCACTCAGCTGCAGTTCTACAACAAG GTGCGGACACGAGGATCGATAAAGCGCAGGCCTCCCTCCCGGAGGTTCCGAAGATCTCTGTCCGAGTACGGGGACGGGGAAGATTTAGTGGTCAACTTGTCTTCTCCTGAAAATGGTGCCAGGGAAGATGAGGTCTTTGGGCCCAATGGCAAGACAGAGGAGGCGGAAACAGGGAGCAAAGACCAGAAGAAACAGGCAGGGTCTGATGAGAAGCCAGCATCAAGGAGAGGATCCAGCAGATCAGAGGATGAAGAAAAAGGGAGCAAAGAGCAGAAGAATCAGGCAGAGTCTGATGAGAAGCCCCCATCAAGGAGAGGATCCAGTAGATcagaagatggggaaaaaagggaaaagcaggcaGAGGAAATTACTCCTTGCAAGAATAACACAGGGAatacagagaaggaagaagtgtGTCATGATGCCCCAGGAGAGGAGAGCTCTCCTCAGCCTCCCTCTGGAAACAGTGAGTTGTGTGAGGGTtcccagggagaagagcagcaaagcactGCCTGTGAACAAGGAAAGGGGgacaaggagaaggaggaagctGAAGGTGAAACAAAGGAGAGCAGTGagagcacagacacacagagaacaTCAGACACTGAAGAAACAGCACTGGCACCCGAACCGCTGCAGGACGCAGTGGGGTTAGAGACTGCCAGTGAGCCTTCAGTGTCAGCCACGCAGGACCAGGGCACAGCGTAG
- the RCSD1 gene encoding capZ-interacting protein isoform X4: MENRPAETNSEVDKSASPSVAQLAGKFKEQAANIPGKEVPPHKPTRRKPPCSLPLYSHKTETSDNDEQKRSPNACPIPKVKVKSSPMIEKLQANLAFAPAALLPGVSPKSPGLKVLVSPFSTPPSTPTSPGTQSQPSETPVSFDQPPEGTQLQFYNKVRTRGSIKRRPPSRRFRRSLSEYGDGEDLVVNLSSPENGAREDEVFGPNGKTEEAETGSKDQKKQAGSDEKPASRRGSSRSEDEEKGSKEQKNQAESDEKPPSRRGSSRSEDGEKREKQAEEITPCKNNTGNTEKEEVCHDAPGEESSPQPPSGNSELCEGSQGEEQQSTACEQGKGDKEKEEAEGETKESSESTDTQRTSDTEETALAPEPLQDAVGLETASEPSVSATQDQGTA, translated from the exons AACAGGCCAGCAGAGACCAACTCAGAGGTGGACAAGTCGGCATCACCCTCAGTGGCTCAGCTAGCAGGGAAGTTCAAAGAGCAAGCAGCCAATATCCCTGGAAAAGAG gTGCCACCACACAAGCCAACTCGGAGGAAACcaccctgctcccttcccttgTATTCCCACAAAACTGAGACAAGTGACAATGATGAGCAA AAGCGGTCGCCAAATGCTTGCCCCATTCCCAAGGTCAAGGTGAAAAGCTCACCCATGATTGAAAAGCTGCAG GCCAATCTGGCTTTTGCTCCGGCTGCTCTGCTGCCGGGAGTGTCTCCCAAAAGCCCTGGGTTGAAAGTCCTGGTTTCTCCGTTCAGCACGCCTCCCTCAACGCCCACCAGCCCAGGGACTCAGTCCCAGCCCAGTGAGACGCCAGTCAGCTTTGATCAGCCCCCAGAAGGCACTCAGCTGCAGTTCTACAACAAG GTGCGGACACGAGGATCGATAAAGCGCAGGCCTCCCTCCCGGAGGTTCCGAAGATCTCTGTCCGAGTACGGGGACGGGGAAGATTTAGTGGTCAACTTGTCTTCTCCTGAAAATGGTGCCAGGGAAGATGAGGTCTTTGGGCCCAATGGCAAGACAGAGGAGGCGGAAACAGGGAGCAAAGACCAGAAGAAACAGGCAGGGTCTGATGAGAAGCCAGCATCAAGGAGAGGATCCAGCAGATCAGAGGATGAAGAAAAAGGGAGCAAAGAGCAGAAGAATCAGGCAGAGTCTGATGAGAAGCCCCCATCAAGGAGAGGATCCAGTAGATcagaagatggggaaaaaagggaaaagcaggcaGAGGAAATTACTCCTTGCAAGAATAACACAGGGAatacagagaaggaagaagtgtGTCATGATGCCCCAGGAGAGGAGAGCTCTCCTCAGCCTCCCTCTGGAAACAGTGAGTTGTGTGAGGGTtcccagggagaagagcagcaaagcactGCCTGTGAACAAGGAAAGGGGgacaaggagaaggaggaagctGAAGGTGAAACAAAGGAGAGCAGTGagagcacagacacacagagaacaTCAGACACTGAAGAAACAGCACTGGCACCCGAACCGCTGCAGGACGCAGTGGGGTTAGAGACTGCCAGTGAGCCTTCAGTGTCAGCCACGCAGGACCAGGGCACAGCGTAG
- the RCSD1 gene encoding capZ-interacting protein isoform X5 — MNRPAETNSEVDKSASPSVAQLAGKFKEQAANIPGKEVPPHKPTRRKPPCSLPLYSHKTETSDNDEQKRSPNACPIPKVKVKSSPMIEKLQANLAFAPAALLPGVSPKSPGLKVLVSPFSTPPSTPTSPGTQSQPSETPVSFDQPPEGTQLQFYNKVRTRGSIKRRPPSRRFRRSLSEYGDGEDLVVNLSSPENGAREDEVFGPNGKTEEAETGSKDQKKQAGSDEKPASRRGSSRSEDEEKGSKEQKNQAESDEKPPSRRGSSRSEDGEKREKQAEEITPCKNNTGNTEKEEVCHDAPGEESSPQPPSGNSELCEGSQGEEQQSTACEQGKGDKEKEEAEGETKESSESTDTQRTSDTEETALAPEPLQDAVGLETASEPSVSATQDQGTA, encoded by the exons AACAGGCCAGCAGAGACCAACTCAGAGGTGGACAAGTCGGCATCACCCTCAGTGGCTCAGCTAGCAGGGAAGTTCAAAGAGCAAGCAGCCAATATCCCTGGAAAAGAG gTGCCACCACACAAGCCAACTCGGAGGAAACcaccctgctcccttcccttgTATTCCCACAAAACTGAGACAAGTGACAATGATGAGCAA AAGCGGTCGCCAAATGCTTGCCCCATTCCCAAGGTCAAGGTGAAAAGCTCACCCATGATTGAAAAGCTGCAG GCCAATCTGGCTTTTGCTCCGGCTGCTCTGCTGCCGGGAGTGTCTCCCAAAAGCCCTGGGTTGAAAGTCCTGGTTTCTCCGTTCAGCACGCCTCCCTCAACGCCCACCAGCCCAGGGACTCAGTCCCAGCCCAGTGAGACGCCAGTCAGCTTTGATCAGCCCCCAGAAGGCACTCAGCTGCAGTTCTACAACAAG GTGCGGACACGAGGATCGATAAAGCGCAGGCCTCCCTCCCGGAGGTTCCGAAGATCTCTGTCCGAGTACGGGGACGGGGAAGATTTAGTGGTCAACTTGTCTTCTCCTGAAAATGGTGCCAGGGAAGATGAGGTCTTTGGGCCCAATGGCAAGACAGAGGAGGCGGAAACAGGGAGCAAAGACCAGAAGAAACAGGCAGGGTCTGATGAGAAGCCAGCATCAAGGAGAGGATCCAGCAGATCAGAGGATGAAGAAAAAGGGAGCAAAGAGCAGAAGAATCAGGCAGAGTCTGATGAGAAGCCCCCATCAAGGAGAGGATCCAGTAGATcagaagatggggaaaaaagggaaaagcaggcaGAGGAAATTACTCCTTGCAAGAATAACACAGGGAatacagagaaggaagaagtgtGTCATGATGCCCCAGGAGAGGAGAGCTCTCCTCAGCCTCCCTCTGGAAACAGTGAGTTGTGTGAGGGTtcccagggagaagagcagcaaagcactGCCTGTGAACAAGGAAAGGGGgacaaggagaaggaggaagctGAAGGTGAAACAAAGGAGAGCAGTGagagcacagacacacagagaacaTCAGACACTGAAGAAACAGCACTGGCACCCGAACCGCTGCAGGACGCAGTGGGGTTAGAGACTGCCAGTGAGCCTTCAGTGTCAGCCACGCAGGACCAGGGCACAGCGTAG
- the RCSD1 gene encoding capZ-interacting protein isoform X6, translating into MSSHNCCAQTCLLTMSPGETRNQKANLAFAPAALLPGVSPKSPGLKVLVSPFSTPPSTPTSPGTQSQPSETPVSFDQPPEGTQLQFYNKVRTRGSIKRRPPSRRFRRSLSEYGDGEDLVVNLSSPENGAREDEVFGPNGKTEEAETGSKDQKKQAGSDEKPASRRGSSRSEDEEKGSKEQKNQAESDEKPPSRRGSSRSEDGEKREKQAEEITPCKNNTGNTEKEEVCHDAPGEESSPQPPSGNSELCEGSQGEEQQSTACEQGKGDKEKEEAEGETKESSESTDTQRTSDTEETALAPEPLQDAVGLETASEPSVSATQDQGTA; encoded by the exons ATGTCCAGTCATAACTGCTGTGCCCAGACTTGTTTGTTGACCATGTCACCAGGAGAAACCCGCAACCAGAAG GCCAATCTGGCTTTTGCTCCGGCTGCTCTGCTGCCGGGAGTGTCTCCCAAAAGCCCTGGGTTGAAAGTCCTGGTTTCTCCGTTCAGCACGCCTCCCTCAACGCCCACCAGCCCAGGGACTCAGTCCCAGCCCAGTGAGACGCCAGTCAGCTTTGATCAGCCCCCAGAAGGCACTCAGCTGCAGTTCTACAACAAG GTGCGGACACGAGGATCGATAAAGCGCAGGCCTCCCTCCCGGAGGTTCCGAAGATCTCTGTCCGAGTACGGGGACGGGGAAGATTTAGTGGTCAACTTGTCTTCTCCTGAAAATGGTGCCAGGGAAGATGAGGTCTTTGGGCCCAATGGCAAGACAGAGGAGGCGGAAACAGGGAGCAAAGACCAGAAGAAACAGGCAGGGTCTGATGAGAAGCCAGCATCAAGGAGAGGATCCAGCAGATCAGAGGATGAAGAAAAAGGGAGCAAAGAGCAGAAGAATCAGGCAGAGTCTGATGAGAAGCCCCCATCAAGGAGAGGATCCAGTAGATcagaagatggggaaaaaagggaaaagcaggcaGAGGAAATTACTCCTTGCAAGAATAACACAGGGAatacagagaaggaagaagtgtGTCATGATGCCCCAGGAGAGGAGAGCTCTCCTCAGCCTCCCTCTGGAAACAGTGAGTTGTGTGAGGGTtcccagggagaagagcagcaaagcactGCCTGTGAACAAGGAAAGGGGgacaaggagaaggaggaagctGAAGGTGAAACAAAGGAGAGCAGTGagagcacagacacacagagaacaTCAGACACTGAAGAAACAGCACTGGCACCCGAACCGCTGCAGGACGCAGTGGGGTTAGAGACTGCCAGTGAGCCTTCAGTGTCAGCCACGCAGGACCAGGGCACAGCGTAG
- the RCSD1 gene encoding capZ-interacting protein isoform X3 codes for MEPSAPAFSWRRSGETEIFIGKRKKGCSKPLMCSHSAQNRPAETNSEVDKSASPSVAQLAGKFKEQAANIPGKEKRSPNACPIPKVKVKSSPMIEKLQANLAFAPAALLPGVSPKSPGLKVLVSPFSTPPSTPTSPGTQSQPSETPVSFDQPPEGTQLQFYNKVRTRGSIKRRPPSRRFRRSLSEYGDGEDLVVNLSSPENGAREDEVFGPNGKTEEAETGSKDQKKQAGSDEKPASRRGSSRSEDEEKGSKEQKNQAESDEKPPSRRGSSRSEDGEKREKQAEEITPCKNNTGNTEKEEVCHDAPGEESSPQPPSGNSELCEGSQGEEQQSTACEQGKGDKEKEEAEGETKESSESTDTQRTSDTEETALAPEPLQDAVGLETASEPSVSATQDQGTA; via the exons AACAGGCCAGCAGAGACCAACTCAGAGGTGGACAAGTCGGCATCACCCTCAGTGGCTCAGCTAGCAGGGAAGTTCAAAGAGCAAGCAGCCAATATCCCTGGAAAAGAG AAGCGGTCGCCAAATGCTTGCCCCATTCCCAAGGTCAAGGTGAAAAGCTCACCCATGATTGAAAAGCTGCAG GCCAATCTGGCTTTTGCTCCGGCTGCTCTGCTGCCGGGAGTGTCTCCCAAAAGCCCTGGGTTGAAAGTCCTGGTTTCTCCGTTCAGCACGCCTCCCTCAACGCCCACCAGCCCAGGGACTCAGTCCCAGCCCAGTGAGACGCCAGTCAGCTTTGATCAGCCCCCAGAAGGCACTCAGCTGCAGTTCTACAACAAG GTGCGGACACGAGGATCGATAAAGCGCAGGCCTCCCTCCCGGAGGTTCCGAAGATCTCTGTCCGAGTACGGGGACGGGGAAGATTTAGTGGTCAACTTGTCTTCTCCTGAAAATGGTGCCAGGGAAGATGAGGTCTTTGGGCCCAATGGCAAGACAGAGGAGGCGGAAACAGGGAGCAAAGACCAGAAGAAACAGGCAGGGTCTGATGAGAAGCCAGCATCAAGGAGAGGATCCAGCAGATCAGAGGATGAAGAAAAAGGGAGCAAAGAGCAGAAGAATCAGGCAGAGTCTGATGAGAAGCCCCCATCAAGGAGAGGATCCAGTAGATcagaagatggggaaaaaagggaaaagcaggcaGAGGAAATTACTCCTTGCAAGAATAACACAGGGAatacagagaaggaagaagtgtGTCATGATGCCCCAGGAGAGGAGAGCTCTCCTCAGCCTCCCTCTGGAAACAGTGAGTTGTGTGAGGGTtcccagggagaagagcagcaaagcactGCCTGTGAACAAGGAAAGGGGgacaaggagaaggaggaagctGAAGGTGAAACAAAGGAGAGCAGTGagagcacagacacacagagaacaTCAGACACTGAAGAAACAGCACTGGCACCCGAACCGCTGCAGGACGCAGTGGGGTTAGAGACTGCCAGTGAGCCTTCAGTGTCAGCCACGCAGGACCAGGGCACAGCGTAG